The Triticum aestivum cultivar Chinese Spring chromosome 5A, IWGSC CS RefSeq v2.1, whole genome shotgun sequence genomic sequence TTTTTTCCTTCACTGTGAATGGAAACGAActacgtgaagtagttgaacttcacgggcatgtctgtttgaacctcactctatttttgacgtgctgttttttgcactgTGTGAAGtaattgaacttctggggcatgtctgtttgaacttcactctgttttactTTATTGTATTTTCTTATAcgaaacacacaccatgcagtacgtgaacttctggttattatcactttgaacttctctctggtttgagagaattattttaaaacccaaaaaacaacatttttttacgtattttggacatctaaatacacggtgaacctctctcacaattttttttgaacttttcctcaccgagcacttgaacttctagcaaccattttttcgtttatgagttgtttttaaaagtacaaaaaatggcgttgtgttttttattttttgaacaggtaaatcctaggttttaataaactccgaacttctctattatttcaatatgaacttcaccttttttatatttttgagtaaagaattgtattcgttTTTTGtacggaaaaaatcgaacatggaaatacaaggtgaacctctctcgcaagaatttttgaacttccccagaaagagcacttgaacttctttcaacaaacattTAAATTTTtgtttttctatacttttattctcacctgaaaccGTGCATGGTGGAGCACGTGAACTTTTTGCAATAAACCTTTTAGGCTTTTAgttttgtattcttttattctcTTCTGAAacgaagtagttgaacttctcgttgttttcaccttgaactttctgtcacgtatttttgttcaacctctctcacaagaatttttgaactttctcgggtagagcacttgaacttctagcaacaaaacttttagcctttgtattttcattcttttctCGCAATTGCcaacctgaacttctctcggttacgtgaaaatatcttagttttttatagacattgaaccactctaccttttttatttgaacttcattgtgtTATTTTTAGAAATGTGAAGATTGGAGGGTTTTTTTAGAAACattgaacttcttcgttatttgaaattgaacttattggttttattatttagtaactAGAAAATctgatttttcaaataaatatcaaactgctccgcCTTTTCcagttgaacttcttggttttattctctagTAACATGAAAACCTGAgttttttatatacattgaactTCTACGTTTTTTGaaactgaacttcttggttttattctttaaCATTTGGGACAATCTGAGTTTTTATAAACATTAAAcaacttcatttttttaattttggacttcttggtgttattcattatTAATAGGAAAAGTCATAGTTATGTAATAAATATCGAACTACTCAATTATTTAAAGTTGAACTTCTAAGTCTTATATTTAAAAAGAAGGAAAATATGTTTTTATAAACTTTTTGAACTGCTCAGTCTTTTCAATTTGACCTTCTTGATATTGTAATAATATTAAACTTCtccattatttaaatttgaacctctagtTTTTTTTCTTGAAATGGGAAAATACGATTTTGTGTATAATTTCTGAACCGATctacttttttatttgaacttaatggtttatttttatttaaGGTGAAAATCCCAGTTTTATAATTAACAAAGAACTTCTCcgctattttaatttgaacttctatttTTTAAAGCAAGTGTTCAATGTGtgccttttctcatttttttaCTGTTCACTTCAGTTACATGATGTTTTACAATGGAACATTTTTGTAAAACCATGGATTCACAAGGTTCACTTGTCAACTGATATTTTTCATGTGTTCAACTATCTTTTCTTGGACACCCAAggtgttttatttttttaaagcaATTTTTTTGAACTATCAGCGACAGAAACTATGAACTTCTCACGCACATAACATATTTAGTACACCCCACACACACGGCACACACAACTGTAATATAtcctttttgaaatttgtgaatttCTGCAACTGGCGCACACACTGAACCTTTACAAGGATAAGGCTGGACTTCGTCATTTTTATAACGCACACCAAAATAGGAGAACAAAAGGACAACCCTCGGCAAATTGTGCTTGAGAATTTCCATCCCTGAGCACATGGTGCTTGAGAAGGAAACTTTAGAGGCGAGGAGAAATTCAACTTCTCGTACACAATAGTCATCCACAACTAACCTGTATATATTCATCAGTACAAGGGTAACAAAGTCGACGTCCACCAATATGAGGATTCGCCAGTCTAAAACAGAAAAATAAGCAGTGCTGAACATGGTTACTGCTGTGTCTAACCAAATCTTCCTAGACTGAAAATACCTGTTGTACTTGATTGAAAAATCTTCGAACTGAAACATCTGACAAACTTGAAACTGAACCTGTGTCACAGGGTGAGGAAGTTCTTTTTTGATATGAAACAGGAGGTTGAGAAAACAATGGGTTAAAGTAGAATGTTACGATAACATTCTCCTGTAGAATATGACTGAAAAGCAAACTTAAATTGAACTCCTCGCTCGTATGTTGCTCTACTAGATCGTACATCCCTGTGTTTTGTCACTTATGCACGGGCGGCTCCCCAGCTACACACTTCTACTTCAACAACATCTGCGAGAGGAATTGGCTGGCAGCAACGCGCACATGCTACAAGGGGAGCGGTGGCGCGCACGCAGCCGAAGGCAGTGGCGTCCTTCGTCGACCTTCCTAGTATGCATGGGTGCCCCCTGGCCTTTGCTGCTCTCCACCGCATGGGATGCGTCCTCGGCGCTTCCCGACTCATGACAGCTCGGGCCTGAGGGATACGACGCATGGCTAGGGGGAGAGACCGTCGTTGCAGCACTGAGAGATGCCGGGAAGGTCGAAGACAGGCGCCGGAGAAGGTCGGCAGGAGATGCCCATGCAGGTCATGTGTGTGGGATGCGACCCCATGGGCCTCAGCTGACTGAAGGGGTGGAGGGATGGGACACGAGATGACAGCAAGATTGGAGGCTGCGACCCATGCGAGACTTGCGCACCTGGGTTGCTTCAGCGTCGGTGGTAGACAAGATCTTGGTCAGCGGCGGCGCCACGGTGCCCAGCGGGGCTGTCCCCGAGCCACTCCGGTCATGATCCTGCCGGATCCGTGTGTGGCAACGCTGATGGGGGCTGGTAGTTGTGGCGGCGTCCCGCTGGAGGGTGGCGACGACAGCGGCGTGAAGGGCAGCAGAGACATCGACTTGCGCTGTCGAGATGGTGGCGCGCGAGGTGCTGGTGAagtccggggcggcgccggcgtgcaAGGGTGGGCGGCCGACGGCGTTTCTGGATGGGGGTGGGGGAGTTGCGCGAGAAGGTGGGGCGCGCTGGAGTTCGAGGGCGCCGGCGGGATGCGCGCCTGAGCCAGGGGGTCGGCCGCAGGAGGCGCGCTGGGTTGGGGGCGGCGACGCGCCGGAGCCGGGGCGCCGGCGGCGGGAGGTGCGTTGGAGGATTGGGGAGGTTGCGGGTAAGGTGGGCGCTATAGTAGATAAGGTGGGTTCAGGTTCGGGAGGATCTCCTCGGCCCTATACAGGGCTGCTATGGTCAGAATAGGTACAGTTTTTTTTGGATTAGCCGTGCAGATTAGCAAGAAAAGTGCTAAATTACGTTGCATGCACGAAACCTAACACCTAGAATTTAGGAATGCTCGTACGTACCTATCTAACTTTTGAACTAGTTGGTTGAAGTACCAACGTATTTTCTGTTTCATTTTTCTTCCATGCAACACATGCTACCACCGAAAGTAGTATATATGATACTGATAGGAAGTATGTATGTCACGAAATTTTTAAAGGATGTATCACCTTTTATCTAGAGTACGAAATTTAAAAGATATACCACCTTTTATCTAGAGTGACTATATTGTATTTGGTGAGGGATCGCATATACGTTACAAAGAGGTACTTTTTTATGAGGAAATATATGTTTTATTTTGCTGAGAGgggtatatactactactactttTTGAGCATGGtatatatactactactacttTTTGAGCATGGTATATACTACTTTATTGGTACAGAGTATATATCTTTTTTTAAACATAGAGTGTATACCCTTACAGAGAGGTGCTTGTTCTACCTCACAAAAAAAACTCTTTTCTTGCCCAGAAAGTAGTATATATATACTTTTTTGAGGTGGTATATACCATATTTCTTGCCATGAAGGTATGTATACTATTTTTTGAGTGGTCGGATAAATACTTTAGTTTGCATAGAGGGTATATACAACATTGTCGTGAATGAGTTTATAATATATTTTTGTGACTCGTATATACCATATATTGTGCCGAGAGGGTTTACATATTTTTCGTGTTAGTCATATACTTCTTTTATCTGTGAGTGAGTGTGTACTTTATTTTGCTGATATACGACAAACTTTTTAATCATGTACATACTATATTGCGTTTTGCTGACTGAATTTTTTTGTGAGCGTATACGTAcacatttttttcattcttttggAAAATAAATTGTATTTAATATATGGACGCATTACATTCCAGTTTTTAGTATATACAATATTAAGAGTAGTATAACGACCAACTACACTAACTTTAAAACAACATTATCCTTCATAATGGAGTATATCCAGAAAGTAGACATCCACAAGAATAGAGTATGTATCCATCAAATATTCTTGTAAGTAAAAAAGCGTGCCACCAGTGCGTATACTTTCCTATACGAGTATAATGATTTGACGAAGTATATATCGGAATACATCTTCACCATGAGGCCACCATCGGCCATGCATCACACGTCGATGAGAGGTCCTAGTTCCGTGTTGTTGTTGATAACCGGCTTGGAGGCGATAATTGGTTGACCATTTAACTCGATCCATCCATCAAACTggaatataaggaaatataaggaAAAGTGAGAAATATAAAGATCTGAAATGAAGTATGCATAGATGTCTACTTGAGGTGCATGAGGAAGTGGATGCCTACGCCACCGATGGAAGGTCTTCTGGGGTGCTGGAGTGCTGCCGCGCAAATCACATGAAAAGATCTGTTATTATGCAGAAAATAACGAATCATAAAAATACAAGAGAATTAACATAAAATTAATGCCGTCCATCTGTGGTATATAGTGCTTCAGGAACATCAGTCGCACATACACAAGAATGGATCTAGCTCAACTAAAAAAATAGATCTAGCTCTGTATACTCTAGCCAATGGATTCTTACTGATTAAGTTGGGGTGGCAGTGGGTGACCCATATTCACCTCGCTGACGGGGATTGATGTATGTTGCCAGTGGCCTATAACACAGAGAAACATGGAGGCCGTCGTCTCGTTGCCCAGTCTGATGGAGACGGTGTGCACCTGCTCGGTTGACGTACACACACTAGTCGCCGACGATCGCTACAAGACTGAGGAGCATAGATGGTGTGCACCTGCTCGGTTGATACGCACATGCTAGTCGCCGACGGCCGCTATAAGAATGAGCAGCAGAAATACATGCGTCGGCGGCGCAGAACGACGGAGTATTCTAAAGAAAATGGAGAGTTCTTTCGGTAGTATCTGGACGATATGGTCTGCGTGCTACCTACAAACACGGGATCCGTTCAACTGACTTTGGGATCTCGCGTGATTATCCAACGCAATTAACTAGATTAATTATTAAATACTAAACGGGTTTGTTGCCTAACAGCGGCCGTTTAGAGAACCATGCCCGGCTTGCACAGAGCAGGAGTATGTACTCCTAGGAGTATGGACCcgttttcatatatatatatatatatatatatatatatatatatatatatatatatatatatatatatatatagtattactattcatcacccagggtgcagaataagttattcttcacccgaggtaatcttacgattatttcataattaaattatgtttcgaattcaaatagttTCGTTCCTATTGATTCATtatgtaaaatttgacataagaaaataaaaatataagtcataagacaagaaaatttgcagtttatgtgtattctagactatgtttttacgtttgtaattttacataacataaaatattttttacggcgattatatattttcttacggtccctttttgcgtcggaaataagacaaaacttacgaaacgtaaaattacggtgcattgatggtaaaatagaggggggtgaaaaataactattcctcacccaggatgacgaatagcgcgaccctatagtaacactattctaatcccaggattagaataactatttggatcacggcgCGCCCTATATAGGGCCCGAAGAGGTGTTCTCAAACTCCTGAGAAAACCCACCCGACCAGTTAAAGAAAAAAACCCACTCCACCCACTTCCCACGACTCCCTCCACTACCCTCTCCCGATCCCATCTGCACACTCCTCACAGCATCGCGCCGCCGCCGATGAACTTCTCCCGATCCACCACCGCCGCCCTACATCCCGCCGGCGCGCCTAACTCCGGCCACctaccgccgccaccgacgagcggATCCAGCGCCGCGCCAGGTTCGGCCGCCCCTTCTTCCCCAGCGCGCTCCCGCCACCAGAGCGCCCCCCGGCCCATGGGTCCCGCCGCCGGTCTCCTCCTAcaaccccgccgccaccgtccccCGGGTCCAGCTGCAACTCCGCCACACGCCTCGGATCCGGCTGCGGCGCCGCCCCCCACCGCAGGATCCAGCCGCCGCCCCAACCGCGAgatccgtccgccaccccatccagcCGCCGCGATGTCATCGTCCATCGCCCTGTGGTGCAGTGCGGCGCGCCCTTCCCTCCCGTCCGGCGCGAACTTCCCTCTACGCCACCTCGACCTTCCCTCCCCTTCGGTGCAGCCTGCCCTCTGCTCCGGCGCGCCCTCCTACTCCTCCTCCACGTGCGGCATGAACCTGGCCTTCGACCGCAAGCTCATCAGCCCGCCCATATACTTCGGCCTCATGGGCGACGGCCAGCCCATCGGACGCTACGACGACATGTGGCTGACTGGTGCGTCAAGGTAACTATAACTAAAGTAAACACACACATCGTCTTTGAGTTTGGTCCGGCTGTACTGAACTTTTACTGAATAATTTTTGTATGTGTGCAGGTGATCTGCGACCACCTTGGACTAGGAGTCAAGACGGGGCTGCCCTACATCTGGCACAGCAAGGCCAACAACCCGTTCGTGAACCTGAAGGAGTAAAAGGGCATCTTCTGGCAGGAGGACATCATCCCCTTCTTCTAGGTCGCGAAGCTGACAAGGAATGCGACACCGTGCAGAAGTGCTACATCTCGCTCTCGCAGCAGGTCAAGGAGAAGCTCGGCAAGATCGACCCCTACTTCATCAAGCTTGCCGACGCCATGGTCATCTGGATCGAGGCCCGGGACATGCTCAACTCCAAGGACTCCAAGGAGGCCGACGCCAACGGCAAGCTCAAGGGGAAGTAGATCGAGATCGAGGGAGAGAACCTTTTTTGCATTAGCATACTGAGCAGGCGGTGAGGCGGCGTATACCGGTTTCTTCAGTTCGTAGGTTCAATGCGTGCATCAGGTATTCAGGTTCAGGCTGTTGTGTAGTACAAAACATTAGCTGCCTGTATGTGAGAAAACCATGCTGTTTCTTATTTTgtttatgtgagaaaacaaaaatgtATTTTAGAAGTTCATTTATTATTTCCCCAAAAGTTCATATATTACTACCTGTATGTATTTTGACATTTCACAACAACTTACAAGAATTGCGGCTGGATAGAGCGGCAAAACGATGGTATGCCACTCAAGCAGTGCATCACCGGCAGCCGCGTCGTCTCCTCGGCAGCAAAAAGCAGCTTAACTGAAGTTCAATTCGTACGCTACTAGTAGGTCAACTACAGCAGCAGCAGAGTTCTTAGCGTCTTCTTCCTAATTTCCCCATGTGAAATTCTATAAAAAGGAAGGAACAGTCTCCTTCTGGCTCAGCCATCGGTGATCCCGTTCGTGCTTCTCCTAAAGACCAAGTCGAACTTCACCAAAAACTAGAAAAAAGATGAGCACGTTCGTGCTTCTGCTGCAGACCAAGTCGAACTTCACCAAAAACTAGAAAAAAGATGAGCACGTTCGTGCTTCTCCTGCAGACCAAGTCGAACTTCACCAAAAACTAGAAAAAAGATGAGCACGGATGTCTGTCGATGTCCGTTGTGTTATCCTGCTGACCAAGCAATTCAAAAGGAGCAGGTGGTTTCGTTTGCCTAAAGTACAAACATAAAAACATTTAGTTTTGATTCTCTGTAGTTATTCCTCCTAACTCGAGGGAGCACTAACCATCCAAATATGTGCTCTTATACCTTTTTCTGTTCAAAGTGTGGTGAGGAATGAGAGGTACAGTATGTCTTTTATATGAAAAATGTTCGTATAGCAACAAGCAGGAAACAATTGAAATTATGTCCTTCTTTTGTTTGATTGTTTCTGTATTTGGCTTATGGAAAAATTTACTTGAGTTCCgtctagaaaattttgaaaatttcaaattgTAAAAAAGTTAAAACTTCAAATAGTTAAAAAAATCACATTTCCATGTTTCTAAAAAATAAACGAAGATGTTGTAATAAAAAAAGAGTTTGATGTTCATGCGCGAGGCCCGGCCGCGGCGTCGTCCTGCTCCGCCGCGCGGTCGTGGAAGATGACCATAGTATTGTGTGTAATGCCTGCACATAGTGTACCAGCACATAGTGTTGTGTGTAATACGAATTGGTGTTGTACTGTGCATGTATATTCTTGTGTAATTTTTTGCTTTTCCAACATGAAGTTCATGTTTTAGAAAAAACTAAGTTCAGAGGTATCACATAACAAAAACTTTCATCCAAAAAAACCCAAAGGTCATTAGAAAAAGCATctcaaacaattttttaaaaaagatTTCTCTGTTAaaataaacctagaagttcaaatttaaaaacggAGTGGTTCAATGTCTATCAGAAAGTAGGATTTTTTCCattactaaaataaataaaactaggaagtccatattaaaaagatggagaagttcaatgattataggaaactcagattttcctcgttagtaaagaatggaaacaagaagttcaaaaataaaataacaagaattTCAACTttaaaaaatagagcgcttcaaaatttcataaaaaagattaagaaaaaaaccaggaagtccatattaaaaagatggagaagttcgatgatcaTAGAAAAATCTCATAtttccctcgttattaaagaatggaaacaagaagttcaaaaataaattaacaagaagttcaaaaataaattaACAAGAAGTCCAACTTtaaaaaaatagagcgcttcaaaattttataaaaaaggattaagaaataaaaccggGAAGTCCATATTaagaagatggagaagttcgatgattatagaaaactcagattttccttgttattaaagaatggaaacaagaagttcaaaaataaaataacaagaagttcaactattaaaaatagatcacttcaaaattcataaaaacaGATTAATAAAAATaagattaaaaattcataaaaaactcaaatattttcatgtaaccgagagaagttcaggttgATAACTACTAGAAGTTCATGTAATACAcgatgtgcattttgtattaaaaaagaacaaaaaagaaaaggcaaaaagttttg encodes the following:
- the LOC123106676 gene encoding uncharacterized protein; amino-acid sequence: MNFSRSTTAALHPAGAPNSGHLPPPPTSGSSAAPGSAAPSSPARSRHQSAPRPMGPAAGLLLQPRRHRPPGPAATPPHASDPAAAPPPTAGSSRRPNREIRPPPHPAAAMSSSIALWCSAARPSLPSGANFPLRHLDLPSPSVQPALCSGAPSYSSSTCGMNLAFDRKLISPPIYFGLMGDGQPIGRYDDMWLTGDLRPPWTRSQDGAALHLAQQGQQPVREPEGVKGHLLAGGHHPLLLGREADKECDTVQKCYISLSQQVKEKLGKIDPYFIKLADAMVIWIEARDMLNSKDSKEADANGKLKGK